From a single Brassica oleracea var. oleracea cultivar TO1000 chromosome C5, BOL, whole genome shotgun sequence genomic region:
- the LOC106292884 gene encoding two-component response regulator ARR2, translating to MNVAVEKGCKLEEHVKKLEEEKRKIQGSELELPLCLQILNDAISYLKKETETDTQPLLKDFISLSKPIREEHDEEGEELFKEKKFQLWRENDHISNARFSDTKIKNTLEIERDEEKSSNSLYMLLSPGMTTPKGRRKLVASSFVPQPPPYLQQQALRKQRRCWTPELHRLFVDALQQLGGPGVAIPKQIREHMQEESLTNDEVKSHLQKYRLHIRKSDSNLEKQSVVVLGFNLWNSS from the exons ATGAATGTTGCGGTGGAGAAAGGTTGTAAACTAGAGGAGCATGTTAAGAAGCTCGAAGAAGAGAAGAGGAAGATCCAAGGCAGTGAACTGGAGCTTCCTCTCTGTTTACAGATTTTAAACGATG CGATTTCGTATCTCAAGAAAGAAACAGAGACGGATACTCAGCCATTGTTAAAAGATTTCATCTCTCTCAGTAAACCAATTCGAGAAGAACATGACGAAGAAGGAGAAGAGCTTTTCAAGGAGAAGAAGTTTCAGCTATGGAGAGAAAATGATCACATCTCAAACGCGAGATTCTCAGACACGAAGATCAAGAACACGCTAGAGATTGAG AGAGATGAGGAGAAATCTTCAAATAGCTTATATATGTTGTTGAGTCCTGGCATGACGACTCCAAAGGGAAGAAGAAAACTAGTTGCCTCTAGCTTTGTGCCACAGCCACCACCGTATCTTCAGCAGCAAGCGTTGCGGAAGCAAAGAAGGTGTTGGACACCTGAGTTACATCGCCTTTTCGTTGATGCGTTGCAACAGCTCGGTGGTCCTGGAG TGGCAATTCCTAAACAAATCAGAGAGCATATGCAAGAAGAAAGCCTAACCAATGATGAAGTCAAGAGTCATTTACAG AAATACCGTTTACACATCAGGAAGTCTGACTCGAATCTGGAGAAACAATCAGTAGTTGTTTTAGGATTTAACTTGTGGAATTCATCATAA